A stretch of Leucobacter aridicollis DNA encodes these proteins:
- a CDS encoding enoyl-CoA hydratase/isomerase family protein, which yields MNAEVSEPLILVARDGAITRVTLNRPRAINALNTEMFAGLAAALDAAAGSNAIVLDGAGERGFCGGGDIKQIAFGGDPRALFGAEYLVDYRVSASEVPVVALMDGIAMGGGIGLGGHAAFRVVTERSRLAMPEARIGIMPDVGGHYLLANAPGRLGEYLAITASEMGPADAIALGFADTFVRSDRLDDLRAALAAGGDPAATLATFAEPVPAAPLLAVREWFDPIADAALQAVDAVADPVGATAALLQGLEASPLPIAAETAAIVRGMCPVSLVVSVAQIARTRAERLDVAGVLEDDYRIVPRLAVLPNFAEGVRAQLVDKDRNPTWVPERVADVDRNEIAAILAPHDAGQSGLGL from the coding sequence ATGAACGCTGAAGTTTCTGAACCGCTCATCCTTGTTGCTCGCGACGGCGCGATCACCCGGGTCACGCTCAACCGGCCGCGAGCGATCAACGCGCTCAACACCGAGATGTTTGCTGGGCTCGCCGCCGCGCTTGACGCGGCCGCCGGTTCGAACGCGATCGTGCTCGACGGGGCGGGGGAGCGCGGCTTCTGCGGCGGCGGAGACATCAAGCAGATCGCCTTTGGCGGCGACCCGCGGGCGCTGTTCGGCGCCGAGTATCTTGTCGACTACCGCGTGAGTGCCTCCGAGGTGCCCGTCGTCGCGCTCATGGACGGCATCGCGATGGGCGGCGGGATCGGGCTCGGCGGGCACGCCGCCTTCCGCGTGGTGACTGAGCGCTCGCGGCTCGCGATGCCCGAGGCCCGGATCGGCATCATGCCCGACGTGGGCGGGCACTACCTCCTCGCGAACGCCCCGGGCCGGCTCGGCGAGTACCTCGCGATCACGGCGAGCGAGATGGGGCCGGCGGATGCGATCGCCCTGGGGTTCGCGGACACCTTCGTGCGCAGCGACCGGCTCGACGACCTGCGCGCCGCGCTCGCCGCAGGGGGCGACCCGGCGGCGACGCTGGCGACGTTCGCTGAGCCGGTGCCCGCTGCGCCGCTCCTCGCGGTGCGCGAGTGGTTCGACCCCATCGCCGACGCCGCGTTGCAGGCCGTCGACGCGGTCGCGGACCCGGTGGGCGCAACCGCTGCCCTCCTCCAGGGCCTCGAGGCGAGCCCGCTGCCGATCGCGGCCGAGACCGCCGCGATCGTGCGCGGCATGTGCCCCGTGTCGCTCGTCGTCAGTGTCGCGCAGATCGCGCGCACCCGGGCCGAGCGGCTCGACGTCGCCGGCGTGCTCGAAGACGACTACCGCATCGTGCCGCGCCTCGCCGTGCTGCCGAACTTCGCCGAGGGCGTGCGGGCGCAGCTTGTCGACAAGGATCGAAACCCGACGTGGGTGCCCGAGCGGGTAGCGGACGTGGACCGGAACGAGATCGCCGCGATCCTCGCGCCCCATGACGCGGGCCAGTCGGGGCTCGGCCTGTAG